A single genomic interval of Halostella salina harbors:
- a CDS encoding DICT sensory domain-containing protein: MSLRDVIADVESQRKTLTVFNPAPDSAVESDLRSYFADRNVEIRTEETDTGRPAGFAVLYRDETFLTATSTDALRELMDDLPSNDGDLGVDAAAHADVLRHLRETTFTSYSIRRMVAASREIEDRAWRVGDGRLYAGFQYVSTLDGQSDVYRDLAERPLDVHVYATPDEDPPELTGVTVHAEDDPEIERSWFVVFDGAGSDDRKCALLAEERGDREFYGFWTYDPPVVDRIVDHLKRRYGRVSQ; this comes from the coding sequence ATGAGCCTGCGGGACGTGATCGCCGACGTGGAGTCTCAGCGAAAGACGCTGACGGTGTTCAACCCGGCTCCGGATAGCGCCGTCGAGAGCGACCTCCGCTCGTACTTCGCGGACCGGAACGTCGAGATCCGAACCGAGGAGACCGACACCGGCCGCCCTGCCGGCTTCGCCGTCCTCTACCGCGATGAGACGTTCCTGACCGCCACCTCGACCGACGCGCTGCGGGAGCTGATGGACGACCTGCCGTCGAACGACGGCGACCTCGGCGTCGACGCCGCCGCCCACGCCGACGTGCTCCGTCACCTCCGGGAGACGACGTTTACGTCGTACAGCATCCGGCGGATGGTCGCCGCCTCCCGGGAGATCGAGGACCGCGCGTGGCGCGTCGGCGACGGCCGCCTCTACGCCGGCTTCCAGTACGTCTCGACGCTCGACGGGCAGTCGGACGTGTACCGCGACCTCGCCGAGCGCCCGCTCGACGTGCACGTGTACGCGACCCCGGACGAGGACCCGCCGGAACTGACCGGCGTCACGGTCCACGCGGAGGACGACCCCGAGATAGAGCGGTCGTGGTTCGTCGTGTTCGACGGTGCCGGCTCGGACGACCGGAAATGCGCTCTGCTGGCCGAGGAGCGCGGCGACCGCGAGTTCTACGGCTTCTGGACGTACGACCCGCCGGTCGTCGACCGGATCGTCGACCACCTGAAGCGCCGGTACGGCCGAGTGTCCCAGTGA
- a CDS encoding cache domain-containing sensor histidine kinase, giving the protein MRLRTKFLLVFFVLSLLLTGILALEFQSHRERVIDRAQADAEADAAVTATQLDERIEMGQQTLATAAEHPAIARHGSPAQTDRTDALVAQTDFDGVSVVNGTGALVAIGGVDSDARNRVVGSDFSDRGYVRRALAGEQYVSAPFQAATGNEIVVLSVPIRENGSVVGTLNAAIHLSNASFFASLPVADEETSVVVAADDRTLYRSSRMSGEFVVGHTTMETTGWNVSVGRDRATVLSDVRRLLYGQFLPTGVAFFLLFAFVAWLYRKDIRQVEKLLDGVGALERREYDRTVDLSGSAEWEQLDSAFGRLSNTLAERETMLLVLNRVLRHNLRNSLTVILGRATLIEDETDDEGTRRSAAEIRAAAEELGALSEKARMTEDLLTPAVETDHDPVDLSELARRVVGAYRLAGTDAEFHLTAPSSAPVRAGPEVERAVEELIDNVVEHAGDRPRIDLVVEREAETTTLRVADDGPGIPPDEQAILLGERRISQLHHSGGLGLWLVDWITNRYDGDLDIGCDDGTVVTLQFENAQL; this is encoded by the coding sequence ATGCGCCTTCGAACGAAGTTTCTCCTGGTGTTTTTCGTCCTCTCCCTGCTGCTCACCGGGATACTTGCGCTCGAGTTTCAGTCCCACCGCGAGCGGGTGATCGACCGCGCCCAGGCCGACGCCGAGGCCGACGCGGCCGTGACCGCGACGCAACTCGACGAGCGCATCGAGATGGGCCAGCAGACGCTCGCAACGGCGGCCGAACACCCGGCGATAGCCCGCCACGGCTCGCCGGCACAGACCGACCGAACCGATGCCCTCGTCGCACAGACCGACTTCGACGGCGTCTCGGTCGTCAACGGGACGGGGGCGCTCGTCGCCATCGGCGGCGTCGACAGCGACGCACGGAACCGTGTCGTCGGGAGCGACTTCAGTGACCGAGGGTACGTCCGCCGTGCGCTCGCCGGCGAGCAGTACGTCAGCGCCCCCTTCCAGGCCGCAACCGGGAACGAGATCGTCGTGTTGAGCGTTCCGATCAGGGAGAACGGCAGCGTCGTCGGGACGCTGAACGCCGCGATCCACCTGTCGAACGCCTCGTTCTTCGCGTCGCTGCCGGTCGCCGACGAGGAGACCTCCGTCGTCGTCGCCGCCGACGACCGGACGCTGTACCGGAGCAGCCGGATGTCCGGCGAATTCGTCGTCGGACACACGACGATGGAGACGACGGGCTGGAACGTCTCCGTCGGCCGCGACCGGGCGACCGTGCTCAGCGACGTGCGGCGGCTCCTCTACGGGCAGTTCCTGCCGACCGGAGTGGCGTTTTTCCTGCTGTTTGCCTTCGTCGCGTGGCTGTATCGGAAGGACATCCGGCAGGTCGAGAAGCTCCTCGACGGCGTCGGCGCGCTCGAACGCCGGGAGTACGACCGGACCGTCGACCTCTCTGGCAGCGCGGAGTGGGAACAGCTCGACTCGGCGTTCGGCCGGCTCTCGAACACGCTGGCCGAGCGCGAGACGATGTTGCTCGTGCTCAACCGGGTGCTCCGGCACAACCTCCGGAACTCGCTGACCGTGATCCTCGGGCGCGCGACGCTGATCGAGGACGAGACGGACGACGAGGGGACCCGCCGCAGCGCCGCGGAGATACGCGCCGCGGCCGAGGAACTCGGGGCACTGAGCGAGAAAGCCAGGATGACCGAGGACCTGCTGACGCCCGCGGTCGAAACCGACCACGATCCGGTCGACCTGTCGGAACTCGCCCGCCGGGTCGTCGGGGCGTACCGACTCGCTGGGACCGACGCGGAGTTCCACCTGACGGCACCGTCGTCGGCACCCGTCCGGGCCGGCCCCGAGGTCGAGCGTGCGGTTGAGGAACTGATCGACAACGTCGTCGAACACGCCGGGGACCGGCCGCGGATCGACCTCGTCGTCGAACGCGAGGCGGAAACGACGACGCTCCGGGTCGCCGACGACGGCCCCGGGATCCCGCCCGACGAGCAAGCGATACTCCTCGGCGAGCGCCGGATCTCCCAACTGCACCACAGCGGTGGGCTTGGCCTGTGGCTCGTGGACTGGATCACCAACCGCTACGACGGCGACCTCGACATCGGCTGTGACGACGGGACCGTCGTGACGCTCCAGTTCGAGAACGCCCAGTTGTGA
- a CDS encoding aminopeptidase, producing MDPRVREHAEVLVEHCIDVSQGDEVAIMAPHVADDLVVALHELLGEKGATPHHSGSSSRAARAYLRAADADDFEESEFRMAVAETADAIIQVRASRNTFEMSDVDPAKTAARKKANEDVMETFMENDWVLTQYPAPANAQKAEMSTAAYEDFVYSAVNKDWEAQRDFQANMVEILNDGSEVRIVSGDTTDVTMSIDGMIAENDWADVNMPAGEVFTAPVPDSVEGEVLFDKPLMVQGREVEGASLRFEDGEVVDHSAEKNEEVLTSLLDTDDGARRLGELGIGMNRDIDQFTYNMLFDEKMGDTVHMAIGRAYPETVGEDREANESAVHEDMIVDMSEDSRIEVDGEVVQRDGTFVFEDGFES from the coding sequence ATGGATCCCCGTGTCCGCGAACACGCCGAAGTGCTGGTCGAACACTGTATCGACGTTTCCCAGGGCGACGAGGTGGCTATCATGGCCCCGCACGTCGCCGACGACCTGGTCGTCGCGCTGCACGAACTGCTCGGTGAGAAAGGCGCGACACCGCACCACAGCGGTAGCAGCAGTCGCGCAGCGCGGGCGTACCTCCGGGCCGCTGACGCCGACGACTTCGAGGAGAGCGAGTTCCGCATGGCGGTCGCCGAGACGGCCGACGCGATCATTCAGGTCCGCGCGTCGCGCAACACGTTCGAGATGAGCGACGTCGACCCCGCCAAGACCGCCGCCCGGAAAAAGGCGAACGAGGACGTGATGGAGACGTTCATGGAGAACGACTGGGTGCTCACGCAGTACCCCGCCCCCGCCAACGCGCAGAAGGCCGAGATGAGCACCGCGGCGTACGAGGACTTCGTCTACAGCGCCGTCAACAAGGACTGGGAGGCTCAGCGCGACTTCCAGGCCAACATGGTCGAGATCCTGAACGACGGGAGCGAGGTGCGGATCGTCTCCGGCGACACCACCGACGTGACCATGAGCATCGACGGGATGATCGCCGAGAACGACTGGGCCGACGTGAACATGCCCGCCGGCGAGGTGTTCACTGCGCCGGTGCCGGATTCCGTCGAGGGCGAAGTCCTCTTCGACAAGCCGCTGATGGTTCAGGGCCGCGAGGTCGAGGGGGCGTCCCTGCGGTTCGAGGACGGCGAGGTCGTCGACCACAGCGCCGAGAAGAACGAAGAGGTGCTGACCAGCCTGCTCGACACCGACGACGGCGCGCGCCGCCTCGGCGAACTCGGCATCGGGATGAACCGCGACATCGACCAGTTCACCTACAACATGCTGTTCGACGAGAAGATGGGCGACACCGTCCACATGGCTATCGGCCGTGCCTACCCCGAGACCGTCGGTGAGGACCGCGAAGCGAACGAAAGCGCCGTCCACGAGGACATGATCGTCGACATGAGCGAGGATTCGCGGATCGAGGTCGACGGTGAAGTCGTCCAGCGTGACGGAACGTTCGTGTTTGAGGACGGGTTCGAGAGCTGA
- a CDS encoding acyl-CoA dehydrogenase family protein, which produces MELLDETLVPERARDVKQEAREFAAEHIEPNAEEYFRSGEYPWEILEAGQDAGLIAQDIGEEYGGRGLELVEILAIAEEFFRADAGIALTLQLASFGAEIIEEYGSEKQKEEYLRPVAECEQITGLAVSEPETGSDLAGMQTRAEKEGDEYVLNGEKYWVGNAVEGDWLTVYARTGDDESNRYGNHSMFIVPTDTDGYDAEHIPEKMGMRASKQGHIVFDDCRIPEENLVGHEGAGFYMLADFFNHGRVVVSGHGIGLAAAAIEEAWEFTHGRQAFGRDVSEFQAVQHGLADMRTEFEAARSLAYRAAEKVATDDDAGLWAAMAKTKATETAVDCAEQGMQFHGGRSVLADRRIARVYRDVRIPVIYEGANEIQRNLIYRQS; this is translated from the coding sequence ATGGAACTACTGGACGAGACCCTCGTGCCGGAGCGCGCCCGGGACGTGAAACAGGAGGCACGCGAGTTCGCCGCCGAGCACATCGAGCCAAACGCCGAGGAGTACTTCCGGAGCGGCGAGTACCCCTGGGAGATCCTGGAAGCCGGGCAGGACGCCGGCCTCATCGCACAGGACATCGGCGAGGAGTACGGCGGGCGCGGGCTGGAACTGGTCGAGATCCTCGCCATCGCCGAGGAGTTCTTCCGTGCGGACGCCGGCATCGCGCTGACGCTCCAGCTCGCGAGCTTCGGCGCGGAGATCATCGAGGAGTACGGGAGCGAGAAACAGAAGGAGGAGTACCTCCGTCCCGTCGCGGAGTGCGAGCAGATCACCGGGCTCGCCGTCTCCGAACCCGAGACGGGCAGCGACCTCGCCGGGATGCAGACCCGCGCCGAGAAAGAGGGCGACGAGTACGTCCTGAACGGCGAGAAGTACTGGGTCGGCAACGCCGTCGAGGGCGACTGGCTCACCGTGTACGCCCGGACCGGCGACGACGAGTCGAACCGCTACGGCAACCACTCGATGTTCATCGTGCCGACCGACACCGACGGCTACGACGCCGAGCACATCCCCGAGAAGATGGGGATGCGCGCCTCGAAGCAGGGCCACATCGTGTTCGACGACTGCCGGATCCCCGAGGAGAACCTCGTCGGCCACGAGGGCGCGGGCTTCTACATGCTCGCCGACTTCTTCAACCACGGCCGCGTGGTCGTGTCCGGCCACGGGATCGGCCTCGCCGCGGCGGCCATCGAGGAGGCCTGGGAGTTCACCCACGGCCGGCAGGCGTTCGGCCGCGACGTGAGCGAGTTCCAGGCCGTCCAGCACGGGCTGGCCGACATGCGCACCGAGTTCGAGGCCGCCCGGTCGCTGGCCTACCGCGCCGCCGAGAAGGTCGCCACGGACGACGACGCCGGCCTCTGGGCGGCGATGGCCAAGACGAAAGCGACCGAGACCGCGGTCGACTGCGCCGAGCAGGGAATGCAGTTCCACGGCGGCCGCTCGGTCCTGGCAGACCGCCGGATCGCCCGCGTCTACCGCGACGTTCGCATCCCCGTCATCTACGAGGGCGCAAACGAGATCCAGCGAAACCTGATCTACCGGCAGTCCTGA
- a CDS encoding DUF5786 family protein, which produces MGFGSYDESEQQEQTVDDDDGESVNVHEHDHQGEVEVEDADSDELLDQLQEIKEE; this is translated from the coding sequence ATGGGTTTTGGTAGCTACGACGAGTCCGAACAACAGGAACAGACCGTCGACGACGACGACGGTGAGAGCGTCAACGTCCACGAACACGACCACCAGGGGGAGGTCGAGGTCGAGGACGCCGACAGCGACGAACTGCTGGACCAGCTCCAGGAGATCAAAGAGGAGTAA
- a CDS encoding O-methyltransferase, translating into MEILPEKPARFVRAAAPEPDEVQAEMAEYADEHGFPTVGHEVGATLRLLARMVDARRIFEFGSGYGYSAYWFAGALPDDGEIVLTEHDADELDMAREYMARGGFDDLASYEGGDALDAIERYDGPFDVVLIDHQKHRYREAFEAVREKVPPGGVVVADNAMAAGIIETEKLLAILEGEEPEDPNEHTLGIAAYLETVRDDDAFETVVLPLGEGIAVSYRVK; encoded by the coding sequence ATGGAGATACTGCCGGAGAAACCCGCGCGGTTCGTCCGCGCCGCGGCCCCGGAGCCGGACGAGGTACAGGCGGAGATGGCCGAGTACGCCGACGAGCACGGCTTTCCGACCGTCGGCCACGAGGTCGGCGCGACGCTGCGCCTGCTCGCGCGCATGGTCGACGCCCGGCGGATCTTCGAGTTCGGCTCGGGCTACGGCTACTCGGCGTACTGGTTCGCCGGCGCGCTCCCGGACGACGGTGAGATCGTCCTCACAGAACACGACGCGGACGAACTCGACATGGCCCGCGAGTACATGGCCCGCGGCGGGTTCGACGACCTCGCATCCTACGAGGGCGGCGACGCGCTGGACGCGATAGAACGCTACGACGGCCCGTTCGACGTGGTGCTGATCGACCACCAGAAACACCGCTACCGCGAGGCGTTCGAGGCAGTCCGGGAGAAGGTCCCGCCGGGCGGCGTCGTCGTCGCGGACAACGCGATGGCCGCCGGGATCATCGAGACCGAGAAACTGCTGGCGATCCTGGAGGGCGAGGAGCCCGAGGACCCCAACGAACACACGCTCGGGATCGCGGCGTACCTCGAAACCGTCCGCGACGACGACGCGTTCGAGACGGTCGTCCTCCCGCTCGGCGAGGGGATCGCGGTGAGCTACAGGGTGAAGTAG
- a CDS encoding PAS domain S-box protein has translation MQDPNRVLCVCNDAERRERLAASLEGVSSQLTVLTAAGFDAAVDYVTEGGADTVDLVVTDDETVTDSPAILEAIRDHHPELPLLILSEYSIDGERGTTIAEVIGFDGPIDDAGDGLTKHVADLLGIDRLVAAVEGERTPDEVVLSVKRELVDASSPIDIERAVCEQLTADGRFAFVWIGEYDEGERQVVPWVTGSAVEGWPVSRTFPVDSSGTDTLVECVLRSQETATVPDVTEHPEAVPWADVAADHGCTATVLAPLSVDDERYGVLGAYADEVTDEEQAAVTEIAGGVSNVLRSMALEGRIEQQDRALHRYERLVETVGDGMYALDEDGHFMTVNNGLVEMTAYSREGLLGEHISIIMNDDDVATGRGRIRELLSEDGPDTAAMEMAVHTKDGRTIPCENQIAILVDDDGRFTGTVGVLRDITERKRRERELRRQNERLEAFAEIVSHDLRNPLSVAQGYVDLAREEGDTDQLDSVDDALDRMEDIIADVLALARHGQTVTEPEPVDLRETVETAWGNVSTADANLTVGELGTVAADRSRLLRLLENLFRNSVDHGGRDVSVTVAPIRDGGGASAVGFYVADDGRGMPEHVREHAFDSEFTTSDEGLGLGLWVVREVASAHGWTVTATESESGGARFEFEGVDEPDV, from the coding sequence ATGCAAGACCCAAACCGCGTCCTCTGTGTGTGTAACGATGCGGAGCGACGCGAGCGCCTGGCGGCATCGCTGGAAGGGGTGTCCTCGCAGCTGACGGTGCTGACAGCCGCGGGCTTCGACGCCGCGGTCGACTACGTGACCGAGGGCGGTGCCGACACCGTCGACCTCGTCGTCACCGACGACGAGACGGTCACCGACTCGCCCGCGATCCTGGAGGCGATCCGGGACCATCATCCGGAGCTCCCGCTGTTGATCCTCTCGGAGTACAGTATCGACGGGGAACGGGGCACGACGATCGCCGAGGTCATCGGGTTCGACGGACCGATAGACGACGCCGGCGACGGGCTCACGAAACACGTCGCGGACCTGCTCGGGATCGACCGGCTGGTCGCCGCGGTCGAGGGGGAGCGAACGCCCGACGAGGTCGTGCTGTCGGTGAAACGCGAACTCGTCGACGCGTCGTCGCCGATCGACATCGAGCGGGCGGTGTGCGAGCAACTGACCGCCGACGGCCGGTTCGCCTTCGTCTGGATCGGGGAGTACGACGAGGGGGAGCGACAGGTCGTTCCCTGGGTGACCGGGAGCGCGGTCGAGGGGTGGCCGGTGTCCAGAACGTTCCCCGTCGACTCGTCGGGGACGGACACGCTCGTCGAGTGCGTCCTCCGGTCACAGGAGACGGCGACCGTTCCGGACGTGACCGAACACCCGGAAGCGGTGCCGTGGGCGGACGTCGCCGCGGACCACGGCTGTACGGCGACCGTTCTGGCCCCGCTTTCGGTCGACGACGAGCGGTACGGGGTCCTCGGCGCGTACGCGGACGAAGTCACGGACGAGGAGCAGGCCGCCGTAACCGAGATCGCGGGCGGCGTCTCGAACGTCCTCCGGTCGATGGCACTCGAAGGCCGGATCGAACAGCAGGACCGGGCGCTACACCGGTACGAGCGACTCGTCGAGACCGTCGGCGACGGGATGTACGCGCTCGACGAGGACGGCCACTTCATGACCGTCAACAACGGGCTGGTGGAGATGACGGCGTACAGCCGGGAGGGGCTGCTCGGCGAGCACATCTCCATCATCATGAACGACGACGACGTGGCGACCGGCCGGGGCCGGATCCGGGAGTTGCTGTCCGAGGACGGACCCGACACCGCCGCCATGGAGATGGCCGTCCACACGAAGGACGGTCGGACGATCCCCTGCGAGAACCAGATCGCCATCCTGGTCGACGACGACGGCCGCTTTACCGGCACCGTCGGGGTGCTCCGCGACATCACCGAACGGAAGCGCCGGGAACGGGAACTCCGCCGGCAGAACGAGCGGCTGGAGGCGTTCGCCGAGATCGTGAGCCACGACCTCCGGAACCCCCTCTCGGTGGCACAGGGGTACGTCGACCTGGCGCGGGAGGAGGGCGACACCGACCAGTTAGACAGCGTCGACGACGCTCTGGACCGGATGGAGGACATCATCGCCGACGTGCTCGCGCTGGCGCGACACGGGCAGACGGTCACCGAGCCGGAGCCGGTCGACCTCCGGGAGACCGTCGAGACGGCGTGGGGCAACGTCAGCACCGCGGACGCGAACCTTACAGTCGGCGAACTGGGGACGGTCGCCGCGGACCGGTCGCGGCTGTTGCGCCTGCTGGAGAACCTGTTCCGCAACTCGGTGGACCACGGCGGGCGCGACGTGAGCGTCACCGTCGCCCCGATCCGGGACGGGGGCGGGGCGTCGGCAGTCGGGTTCTACGTCGCCGACGACGGCCGAGGGATGCCCGAACACGTCCGCGAACACGCCTTCGACTCCGAGTTCACAACCTCGGACGAGGGGCTGGGGCTCGGCCTGTGGGTGGTCCGGGAGGTAGCGAGCGCCCACGGCTGGACGGTGACGGCGACGGAAAGCGAGAGCGGCGGGGCGCGGTTCGAGTTCGAGGGTGTGGACGAACCGGATGTCTGA
- a CDS encoding peptide-methionine (S)-S-oxide reductase MsrA — translation MTLYPELVADYDESAPEPADTETATFALGCFWGPDATFGALDGVVRTRVGYAGGSKPDPTYHAIGDHSEAVQVDYDPAKLDYADLVAVAFANHDPRSQARKRQYQTVVFHESEAERATVESHIAESDWPDGAVETRIEPLESFHLAEPYHQTFHLSSTPSLLRTFEEAGYDDTGIRESPAAAKVNAHAAGKDVPDFEGALTYDPRDQ, via the coding sequence GTGACGCTGTACCCCGAACTCGTCGCGGACTACGACGAGTCGGCCCCCGAGCCCGCCGACACGGAGACGGCCACGTTCGCGCTCGGCTGCTTCTGGGGGCCGGACGCGACGTTCGGCGCGCTGGACGGCGTCGTCCGAACGCGCGTCGGCTACGCCGGCGGGTCGAAGCCCGACCCCACGTACCACGCGATAGGCGACCACTCCGAGGCGGTACAGGTCGACTACGACCCTGCAAAACTCGACTACGCCGACCTCGTCGCCGTGGCGTTCGCGAACCACGACCCGCGGAGCCAGGCCCGCAAGCGTCAGTATCAGACCGTCGTCTTCCACGAGTCCGAGGCGGAGCGCGCCACCGTCGAGAGCCATATCGCCGAGAGCGACTGGCCGGACGGCGCGGTCGAGACGCGGATCGAACCGCTCGAATCGTTCCACCTCGCCGAACCCTACCACCAGACGTTCCACCTCTCCAGCACCCCGAGCCTTCTGCGGACGTTCGAGGAAGCGGGATACGACGACACCGGGATCCGCGAGTCGCCCGCGGCCGCGAAGGTCAACGCCCACGCCGCGGGGAAGGACGTGCCCGACTTCGAGGGCGCGTTGACGTACGACCCCCGAGACCAGTAA
- the msrA gene encoding peptide-methionine (S)-S-oxide reductase MsrA → MPTERATFGGGCFWCTEAAFKELDGVEAVTSGYAGGSVENPTYKQVCSGDTGHAEVVQVAYDPEVIAYPDLLQVFFTVHDPTQLNRQGPDVGTQYRSIVLYHDDEQREQVERFLVELSEEGAYDDEIVTEIEPLETFYEAEERHQDYYEKNPNDRYCSFYAEPKVKKVREKFGDRVAAEQ, encoded by the coding sequence ATGCCTACCGAACGTGCCACCTTCGGCGGCGGCTGTTTCTGGTGTACCGAGGCGGCGTTCAAGGAACTCGACGGCGTCGAAGCGGTCACCTCCGGCTACGCCGGCGGCTCCGTCGAGAACCCGACGTACAAGCAGGTGTGCAGCGGCGACACCGGCCACGCGGAGGTCGTTCAGGTCGCGTACGACCCCGAGGTCATCGCCTACCCCGACCTGCTGCAGGTGTTTTTCACCGTCCACGACCCGACGCAACTGAATCGGCAGGGACCGGACGTGGGCACGCAGTACCGCTCCATCGTTCTCTACCACGACGACGAGCAGCGCGAGCAGGTCGAGCGCTTCCTCGTCGAACTCTCCGAGGAAGGCGCGTACGACGACGAGATCGTCACCGAGATCGAACCGCTGGAGACGTTCTACGAGGCGGAGGAACGGCACCAGGACTATTACGAGAAGAACCCCAACGACCGCTACTGTAGCTTCTACGCCGAACCGAAGGTCAAGAAGGTCCGCGAGAAGTTCGGCGACCGGGTCGCGGCCGAGCAGTGA
- a CDS encoding mechanosensitive ion channel family protein: MTRRAGYLSLALAVAAGLGAAAVQSAAVEWPSVGAMSAAALAVRLLTAAAVALGAYGIYLFVIAAVERHTTSKRRFHDLRSVLRLAFGAAALVGVFGAVTEQWLGVLFSLGVVGFAVTFALQQPLFSLLGWVYILVKRPYGIGDRVRIDDAKGDVIDVDFLVTTLWEINGDLVTTNQPSGRIVTVPNSVVLSAAVFNYSWEEFPYVWNELAVQVAYETDLEFARAEMVAAADDFIGDEMARNVARYREVLAETAVELEVKDRPAVNVKQEESWVELRLRYLVHPRRGQRVRNELYERILQRFNDHPDRVKFPVSRNR, from the coding sequence GTGACCCGTCGCGCCGGCTACCTGTCGCTCGCGCTCGCCGTCGCCGCCGGGCTTGGCGCGGCGGCCGTCCAGTCCGCCGCCGTCGAGTGGCCGAGCGTCGGTGCGATGTCGGCGGCCGCGCTGGCGGTGCGACTGCTGACGGCCGCCGCGGTGGCGCTCGGCGCGTACGGTATCTACCTGTTCGTGATCGCGGCGGTGGAGCGCCACACGACCAGCAAGCGTCGCTTCCACGACCTCCGAAGCGTCCTCCGGCTCGCCTTCGGCGCGGCGGCGCTCGTCGGCGTGTTCGGCGCGGTCACCGAGCAGTGGCTCGGCGTGCTGTTCTCGCTGGGCGTCGTGGGCTTTGCAGTGACGTTCGCCCTCCAGCAGCCGCTGTTCTCCCTGCTCGGCTGGGTGTACATTCTCGTCAAGCGGCCGTACGGGATCGGCGACCGCGTCCGGATCGACGACGCGAAGGGCGACGTGATCGACGTGGACTTCCTCGTGACGACGCTGTGGGAAATCAACGGTGACCTCGTCACCACGAACCAGCCCTCCGGCCGGATCGTCACCGTCCCGAACAGCGTCGTGCTCTCCGCGGCGGTGTTCAACTACTCCTGGGAGGAGTTCCCCTACGTCTGGAACGAACTCGCGGTGCAGGTCGCCTACGAGACGGATCTGGAGTTCGCCCGCGCCGAGATGGTCGCGGCCGCCGACGACTTCATCGGCGACGAGATGGCTCGGAACGTCGCGCGCTACCGCGAGGTGCTGGCCGAGACCGCCGTCGAACTGGAGGTCAAGGACCGGCCCGCGGTCAACGTCAAACAGGAGGAGTCGTGGGTCGAGTTGCGCTTGCGCTATCTGGTCCACCCGCGGCGCGGCCAGCGCGTCCGGAACGAACTGTACGAACGGATCCTGCAGCGGTTCAACGACCACCCCGACCGCGTGAAGTTCCCGGTCAGCCGGAACCGGTGA
- a CDS encoding HalX domain-containing protein, translating to MSDDPPEVLVVDDESRLADLFAAWLGSEWSVDTAYDGETALDKMADSVEVVLLDRRMPGLSGDEVLERIREQGYDCRVIMVTAVDPDFDIIEMGFDDYLVKPVSKDDLLDIADRMVTRSEYAEVTQRYYALSSKKALLESEKSERELADSEEYQELCERAEELESEVDETTAELSDHDDFVGAFQDLPDE from the coding sequence ATGTCCGATGACCCACCAGAAGTACTCGTCGTCGACGACGAATCGAGACTCGCAGACCTGTTCGCCGCGTGGCTCGGCAGCGAGTGGTCCGTCGATACGGCATACGACGGTGAGACGGCGCTCGACAAGATGGCTGACTCGGTCGAAGTCGTGTTGCTCGACCGACGCATGCCGGGGTTGTCCGGCGACGAAGTGCTCGAACGCATCCGAGAGCAGGGCTACGACTGCCGCGTGATCATGGTGACGGCGGTCGACCCCGACTTCGACATCATCGAGATGGGGTTCGACGACTACCTCGTCAAACCCGTCTCGAAGGACGACCTCCTCGACATCGCGGACCGGATGGTCACCCGGTCGGAGTACGCGGAGGTGACACAGCGGTACTACGCGCTGAGTTCGAAGAAGGCCCTGCTGGAGTCCGAGAAATCCGAGCGTGAACTCGCCGACAGCGAGGAGTATCAGGAGCTGTGCGAGCGCGCCGAGGAACTCGAGAGCGAGGTCGACGAGACGACGGCCGAGCTATCGGACCACGACGACTTCGTCGGCGCGTTCCAGGACCTGCCCGACGAGTGA
- a CDS encoding SUI1 family translation initiation factor, with the protein MTDDDPFDDLGVPDDPTADLDRASQRLRVRTESRRYGKPVTVIEGFEGGADVDALASDLKSALGAGGTVKAESIELQGDHADRVPQLLRDRGYQVDG; encoded by the coding sequence GTGACCGACGACGATCCGTTCGACGACCTCGGCGTGCCGGACGACCCGACCGCCGACCTCGACCGCGCCAGCCAGCGGCTACGCGTTCGAACCGAGTCGCGCCGCTACGGCAAGCCCGTCACGGTGATCGAGGGGTTCGAGGGCGGGGCGGACGTGGACGCCCTCGCCTCGGACCTGAAGTCCGCGCTCGGCGCGGGCGGGACGGTGAAAGCGGAGTCGATAGAACTGCAGGGCGACCACGCCGACCGCGTTCCCCAACTGCTCCGCGACAGGGGCTATCAGGTCGACGGATAG